In Pseudomonas fluorescens, one genomic interval encodes:
- a CDS encoding 2OG-Fe(II) oxygenase: MRAMQISSEHPLLLRIVDDLAEHGWSQQNIFLPAGLTRELAAECRKREAEGELAPAAVGRGPFSEIREGIRGDHIQWIDPGQAEASDRYLNLMESLREALNRGLFLGLEDFECHFALYPPGAFYRKHVDRFRDDDRRMVSAVVYLNDAWLPEDGGQLRMYLDEDRVHDVQPTGGCLVVFLSGEVPHEVLPAHRERLSLTGWFRRRGNEPF, from the coding sequence ATGCGCGCCATGCAAATATCCTCTGAACACCCGCTGCTGTTACGCATCGTCGACGACCTGGCCGAACACGGCTGGTCGCAGCAGAACATTTTCCTGCCCGCAGGTTTGACCCGCGAGCTGGCGGCCGAGTGCCGCAAACGTGAGGCCGAGGGTGAACTGGCGCCGGCAGCGGTAGGCCGTGGGCCGTTTTCAGAGATTCGCGAGGGTATTCGTGGCGACCACATCCAGTGGATCGACCCGGGCCAGGCCGAAGCCAGCGACCGTTATCTGAACCTGATGGAAAGCCTGCGCGAAGCGCTCAATCGCGGGCTGTTCCTGGGGCTGGAGGATTTCGAGTGCCACTTCGCCCTGTATCCGCCGGGCGCGTTTTACCGCAAGCACGTCGACCGTTTTCGCGACGATGACCGGCGCATGGTTTCGGCGGTGGTCTATCTCAATGACGCGTGGCTGCCGGAAGACGGCGGTCAGTTGCGCATGTATCTGGACGAAGACCGGGTCCACGACGTGCAACCCACCGGCGGCTGTCTGGTGGTGTTCCTCTCCGGTGAGGTGCCGCATGAAGTGCTGCCGGCGCACCGCGAACGCCTGTCGCTGACCGGCTGGTTCCGTCGCCGTGGCAACGAGCCGTTCTGA
- a CDS encoding DUF2059 domain-containing protein yields MRRLLFSLLMFCVLPAWADGHDQLYKIAGWPDQRAHFNDALSAAQQRYQNNLPPAVFQALVNNSNQRFAPQAMDQRAEAQLRQHLADPQPALTFFQSPLGKKIVAAELLATRRDQLAKNAKGLPKMQASDSRLLIIGHLAQALPAREAGAEVSLAIAGVAADSLSSMIPGLLGGGQAQGMLNGQRQRLMEQIGADLNNTLLYVYRDLSDDELEQFATFAESSEGKAYYQAALAAIRAGLAVGQSSSNLGQ; encoded by the coding sequence ATGCGCCGTTTGCTTTTTTCACTGTTGATGTTCTGCGTTTTGCCCGCCTGGGCGGACGGCCACGATCAGCTGTACAAGATCGCCGGCTGGCCAGATCAACGTGCGCATTTCAATGATGCCCTGAGTGCCGCGCAGCAGCGCTACCAGAACAACCTGCCGCCGGCGGTGTTTCAAGCCCTGGTCAACAACAGCAACCAGCGCTTCGCCCCCCAAGCCATGGATCAGCGTGCCGAAGCGCAATTGCGCCAGCACCTGGCCGATCCACAACCGGCGCTGACGTTCTTTCAATCGCCGCTGGGCAAGAAAATCGTCGCCGCTGAATTGCTCGCCACCCGTCGCGATCAACTGGCGAAGAACGCCAAGGGCCTGCCGAAGATGCAGGCCAGCGACAGCCGCCTGCTGATCATCGGCCATCTGGCGCAAGCGCTGCCGGCGCGCGAGGCCGGTGCCGAGGTCAGCCTGGCGATTGCCGGGGTGGCGGCGGACAGTCTGAGTTCGATGATCCCCGGCTTGCTCGGCGGCGGTCAGGCGCAAGGCATGTTGAACGGCCAGCGCCAGCGCCTGATGGAGCAGATCGGCGCCGACCTGAACAACACGCTGCTCTACGTTTATCGCGATCTGTCGGATGACGAACTGGAGCAGTTCGCGACCTTCGCCGAGTCCAGCGAGGGCAAGGCGTATTACCAGGCGGCGCTGGCGGCGATTCGGGCGGGGTTGGCGGTGGGGCAAAGCTCCTCGAACCTTGGCCAGTAA
- a CDS encoding alpha/beta hydrolase yields MPDTFDADHLRASLKPLAQWQPLSDEAKAYQRFYQTDFPERDVWRGMGRFEVDGYELVSHCWWPEKVKGTLFLLHGFYDHTGLYRHVIEWALDQDFAVIACDLPGHGLSSGPRASIRDFSEYQDALQALFAEASSIALPQPWHLCGQSTGGAIVVDHVLNHGENSPAQGQLILLAPLVRPRAWGWSQLSYYLLRPFVRGIARRFSENSNDPDFLPFLQTDPLQPKRLPTAWVGALSRWIIRVEHAKKSPRRPLIIQGQADMTVDWQHNLQVLKWKFDRPQILLLPEARHHLANETLEMREEYFEFLNKRIRGRNL; encoded by the coding sequence ATGCCTGACACTTTCGATGCCGATCATTTACGCGCCAGCCTCAAGCCTTTGGCCCAGTGGCAGCCGTTGTCGGACGAGGCCAAGGCGTATCAGCGGTTCTATCAGACCGACTTTCCCGAGCGCGATGTCTGGCGCGGCATGGGCCGGTTCGAGGTGGACGGTTATGAGCTGGTCAGCCATTGCTGGTGGCCGGAGAAGGTCAAGGGCACGCTGTTTCTGCTGCACGGTTTTTACGATCACACCGGGCTGTATCGGCATGTGATCGAGTGGGCGCTGGATCAGGATTTTGCCGTCATCGCCTGCGACTTGCCGGGTCATGGTTTGTCGAGTGGGCCGCGGGCGAGCATTCGCGACTTCTCCGAATACCAGGACGCCTTGCAGGCGTTGTTCGCCGAAGCCAGTTCGATCGCCCTGCCGCAACCCTGGCATCTGTGCGGACAAAGCACTGGCGGCGCGATCGTCGTCGATCATGTGCTCAACCATGGCGAGAACAGTCCGGCGCAGGGCCAGTTGATTCTGCTGGCGCCGCTGGTGCGTCCGCGCGCTTGGGGCTGGTCGCAGCTCAGTTATTACCTGCTGAGGCCTTTCGTGCGGGGCATCGCCCGGCGCTTCAGCGAGAACTCCAACGACCCGGATTTCCTGCCGTTTCTGCAGACCGATCCGTTGCAGCCCAAACGCTTGCCGACGGCGTGGGTCGGTGCGCTGTCGCGCTGGATCATCCGTGTGGAACACGCGAAAAAAAGTCCGCGACGGCCGCTGATCATTCAGGGGCAGGCGGACATGACCGTGGACTGGCAGCACAACTTGCAGGTGCTGAAGTGGAAGTTCGACCGGCCGCAGATTCTGCTGCTGCCGGAGGCGCGGCATCATCTGGCGAATGAGACGCTGGAAATGCGCGAGGAGTATTTCGAGTTTCTGAACAAGCGGATCAGGGGCAGAAATTTATAG
- a CDS encoding DUF6436 domain-containing protein, with amino-acid sequence MRSPYRTALFASLLALVCAGVLWAAYDWFQGRYLRAFSQHTAVFSGDPLRLPDELAGPGKIRLVHFWDPACPCNVGNQQHLTEMVEQYGARGVEFFAVQRAGSHGQLPATLSNLKTIAVLPGSEQIPASPAVAIWDRSGKLAYFGPYSEGLTCNSSNSFIEPILNALTDDRPVNATHTLAVGCYCPWPVVAQ; translated from the coding sequence ATGCGCTCGCCCTACCGCACCGCACTGTTTGCCAGCCTGCTCGCGCTTGTGTGTGCCGGGGTGCTGTGGGCGGCGTACGACTGGTTTCAGGGGCGTTATCTGCGCGCGTTCAGTCAGCACACCGCGGTGTTTTCCGGTGATCCGTTGCGCCTGCCGGATGAACTGGCCGGCCCCGGCAAAATCCGTCTCGTGCACTTCTGGGACCCGGCCTGCCCGTGCAACGTCGGCAATCAACAGCACCTGACCGAGATGGTCGAGCAGTACGGCGCGCGCGGTGTGGAATTCTTCGCCGTGCAGCGCGCCGGCTCCCACGGCCAGTTACCCGCCACCCTGAGCAATCTGAAAACCATCGCGGTATTGCCCGGCTCCGAGCAGATCCCGGCCAGTCCCGCCGTGGCGATCTGGGACCGTAGCGGCAAACTGGCGTACTTCGGCCCTTACAGCGAAGGGCTGACCTGCAACTCCAGCAACAGCTTTATCGAACCGATCCTCAATGCCCTGACCGATGATCGCCCGGTCAACGCAACGCACACCCTGGCGGTCGGTTGTTATTGCCCTTGGCCGGTGGTGGCGCAGTAA
- a CDS encoding penicillin acylase family protein gives MKRVFTVLALLIVVLLAGVGGYVYSKQPTRQGQVELRNLQGSVTVRYDERGVPHIRAENETDLYRALGYVHAQDRLFQMEAMRRLARGELAEVLGPKLLDTDKLFRSLRIRERAASYVASLDKQSPAWKALQAYLDGINQYQDSHVAPVEFDVLGIPKRPFTAEDSISVAGYMAYSFAAAFRTEPLLTYVRDQLGADYLNVFDLDWQPKGVLAKDHANKTPALAAGDWKDLNALARLSEQALIENGLPQFEGSNAWVIAGSRSQSGKPLLAGDPHIRFSVPSVWYEAQLSAPGFELYGHHQALVPFAFLGHNLDFGWSLTMFQNDDLDLIAEKVNPDNPNQVWYHGQWTDLVSTEQQIAVKGQAPVTLTLRQSPHGPIVNDALGTAAGKTPIAMWWAFLETPNPILEGFYQLNRADTLAKARAAATKVQAPGLNIVYANAKGDIAWWASALLPKRPAGVKPEFILDGSSNQADKDGYYPFSANPQEENPARGYIVSANFQPLSPTGMEIPGYYNLADRGQQLNRQLSDKNLKWSNEANQKLQLGTTTGYGPRTLAPLLPVLREVVSDPAQLKLVEQLAQWQGDYPLDSVNATVFNQFLYDLADAAMRDELGNDFFETLLSTRVIDAALPRLAANADSPWWDNRNTPNKETRADVVKAAWQASMVHLKQTLGDNPPDWQWGTAHTLTHGHPLGQQKPLDRIVNVGPFAAPGSHEVPNNLSAKLGPAPWPVTYGPSTRRLVDFADPAHSLTINPVGQSGVPFDSYYDDQAEEYVEGMYVQAHFSEEEVTANTRSTLKLLPARAAQ, from the coding sequence ATGAAACGCGTCTTCACCGTTCTTGCCTTGCTCATCGTTGTCCTGCTCGCCGGAGTCGGCGGGTACGTCTATAGCAAGCAACCGACGCGTCAGGGCCAGGTAGAGCTGCGCAATCTGCAAGGTTCGGTGACCGTGCGCTATGACGAACGCGGGGTGCCGCATATTCGTGCCGAGAACGAAACCGATCTGTATCGCGCCCTCGGCTACGTGCACGCTCAAGACCGGTTGTTCCAGATGGAAGCCATGCGCCGCCTCGCGCGCGGCGAGCTGGCCGAAGTGCTCGGGCCGAAGCTGCTCGACACCGACAAACTGTTTCGCAGCCTGCGCATCCGTGAACGCGCTGCCAGCTATGTCGCCAGTCTCGATAAGCAGTCCCCGGCGTGGAAGGCCCTGCAAGCCTATCTGGACGGCATCAACCAATATCAGGACAGCCACGTCGCGCCGGTGGAGTTCGACGTGCTGGGCATTCCCAAGCGGCCGTTCACGGCGGAGGACAGCATCAGCGTCGCCGGTTATATGGCCTACAGCTTCGCCGCCGCGTTTCGTACCGAACCGCTGCTGACCTACGTGCGCGATCAACTCGGCGCCGATTACCTCAACGTCTTCGACCTCGACTGGCAGCCCAAAGGCGTGCTCGCCAAAGATCACGCCAATAAGACCCCGGCCCTCGCCGCCGGCGACTGGAAAGACCTCAATGCCCTCGCCCGCCTCAGCGAGCAGGCGCTCATTGAAAACGGCCTGCCGCAATTCGAAGGCAGCAATGCCTGGGTGATCGCCGGCAGCCGTAGCCAGAGCGGCAAACCGCTACTGGCCGGTGATCCGCATATTCGCTTCTCGGTGCCGTCGGTGTGGTACGAGGCGCAACTGTCGGCACCGGGCTTTGAGCTCTACGGCCATCATCAGGCGCTGGTGCCGTTCGCATTCCTGGGGCACAACCTGGATTTCGGCTGGAGCCTGACCATGTTCCAGAATGACGATCTGGATCTGATCGCCGAGAAGGTCAACCCGGACAACCCGAATCAGGTCTGGTACCACGGCCAGTGGACCGATCTGGTCAGCACCGAGCAGCAGATCGCGGTGAAGGGCCAGGCGCCGGTGACGCTGACCTTGCGCCAGTCGCCCCATGGCCCGATCGTCAACGACGCCCTCGGCACTGCCGCCGGTAAAACGCCGATCGCCATGTGGTGGGCGTTCCTCGAAACGCCGAATCCGATTCTCGAAGGTTTCTACCAGCTCAACCGCGCCGACACCCTGGCCAAGGCCCGGGCCGCTGCGACCAAGGTGCAGGCGCCGGGGCTGAACATCGTCTACGCCAACGCCAAGGGTGACATCGCCTGGTGGGCCTCGGCGCTGTTGCCGAAACGCCCGGCCGGGGTGAAGCCCGAGTTCATCCTCGACGGCAGCAGCAATCAGGCGGACAAGGACGGCTACTACCCGTTCAGCGCCAACCCGCAGGAAGAAAACCCGGCGCGCGGCTACATCGTCTCGGCCAACTTCCAGCCGCTGTCGCCGACCGGAATGGAAATCCCCGGTTACTACAACCTCGCCGATCGCGGCCAGCAGCTCAACCGCCAGCTCAGCGACAAGAACCTGAAGTGGAGCAACGAGGCCAACCAGAAACTGCAACTGGGCACCACCACCGGTTACGGCCCGCGCACCCTGGCACCGTTGCTGCCGGTGCTGCGTGAAGTGGTGAGTGATCCGGCACAGCTGAAACTGGTCGAGCAACTGGCGCAGTGGCAAGGCGACTATCCGCTGGATTCGGTCAACGCCACAGTGTTCAACCAGTTCCTCTACGATCTCGCCGATGCGGCGATGCGTGATGAGCTGGGCAACGATTTCTTCGAGACCCTGCTGTCGACCCGAGTGATCGATGCCGCCCTGCCGCGCCTGGCGGCGAATGCGGACTCGCCGTGGTGGGACAACCGCAACACACCGAACAAGGAGACTCGCGCCGACGTCGTCAAAGCGGCGTGGCAGGCGAGCATGGTGCACCTGAAACAGACCCTCGGCGACAACCCGCCCGACTGGCAATGGGGCACGGCGCACACCCTGACCCACGGTCATCCGTTGGGTCAGCAGAAGCCGCTGGACCGGATCGTCAATGTCGGGCCGTTCGCTGCGCCCGGCAGTCATGAAGTGCCGAACAATCTCTCGGCCAAGCTCGGCCCGGCGCCATGGCCGGTGACCTATGGACCTTCGACGCGGCGCCTGGTGGACTTCGCCGACCCGGCGCACAGCCTGACCATCAACCCGGTCGGCCAGAGCGGTGTGCCGTTCGACAGCTATTACGACGATCAGGCCGAGGAGTACGTCGAGGGGATGTATGTGCAGGCGCATTTCAGCGAGGAAGAGGTGACGGCCAATACCCGTAGTACCTTGAAGCTGTTGCCGGCGCGGGCTGCCCAATAG
- a CDS encoding GlxA family transcriptional regulator: MNKTVAIVVFPGVQALDVSGPMDVFAEANRFLPPEDHYQLEVIGLERGPMACSNGLSISAHRHFSEALDAYDLLLVAGGPQLPFMDFGKPFDTWLREACTRARRFGSICNGAFMLARAGLLEGRTVTTHWNDAEALAQLCPSTQVEADRLYVEDGALYTSAGVTAGIDLSLYLLARDHGAEVALSVAKRLVVFTQRSGGQSQFSPFLTPHAEPTSAVAMVQFYVLANLTGDLTIADLANAANMSARNFSRVFAREARVTPAEFVESARVDAARVLLESTTAPLKTVAYQCGFRDAQHMRSVFNRRLGVTPQQFRLNFALML, from the coding sequence ATGAACAAAACCGTCGCCATCGTGGTGTTCCCCGGCGTGCAGGCGCTGGATGTCAGCGGGCCGATGGATGTGTTCGCCGAGGCCAACCGGTTTCTGCCGCCCGAGGATCACTATCAATTGGAGGTGATCGGCCTCGAACGCGGGCCGATGGCTTGTTCCAATGGCCTGAGCATCAGCGCTCACCGGCACTTCAGCGAAGCGCTGGACGCTTATGATTTGTTGCTGGTCGCCGGCGGCCCGCAGTTGCCGTTCATGGATTTCGGCAAGCCTTTCGACACCTGGCTGCGCGAGGCCTGCACCCGTGCGCGGCGCTTTGGTTCGATCTGTAACGGCGCGTTCATGCTGGCGCGGGCGGGGTTGCTCGAAGGGCGCACGGTGACCACCCACTGGAACGATGCCGAAGCCTTGGCCCAGTTGTGTCCATCGACCCAAGTCGAGGCCGATCGCCTGTATGTCGAGGACGGTGCGCTCTACACCTCGGCCGGGGTCACCGCCGGGATTGATCTGTCGTTGTACCTGCTGGCCCGCGATCACGGCGCTGAAGTGGCGCTGAGTGTGGCCAAGCGGCTGGTGGTATTCACCCAGCGTTCTGGCGGGCAATCGCAGTTCAGCCCGTTCCTCACGCCGCATGCGGAGCCGACGTCGGCGGTGGCGATGGTGCAGTTTTATGTGCTGGCCAACCTCACCGGGGATTTGACGATTGCCGATCTTGCGAACGCGGCGAACATGAGTGCGCGCAACTTCTCCCGGGTGTTCGCCCGTGAGGCTCGGGTCACCCCGGCGGAGTTCGTCGAAAGTGCGCGAGTGGATGCGGCGCGGGTGCTGCTGGAAAGCACCACGGCACCGCTGAAGACCGTGGCCTATCAGTGCGGGTTTCGCGATGCGCAGCACATGCGCAGTGTGTTCAATCGGCGGTTGGGGGTGACGCCGCAGCAGTTTCGGTTGAATTTTGCGTTGATGCTCTGA
- a CDS encoding HD domain-containing protein: protein MSTTIAGIKIPDSALARATTEYIRDIESDLLYHHSRRVFLFGALSGERQQLAYNPELLYVGAMFHDLGLVEGYRSADERFEVDGANAAAAFLKPYGLSDDDIEQVWLSIALHTTPGVPKHLRPTVALVTAGVEMDVLGMDYAAFSSTQREAVVHAHPRGEGFKECIICAFADGLRHRPQTTFGNVKTDVLVDQEPGFKPMNFVEVIRQSPWTA from the coding sequence ATGAGCACGACCATTGCCGGCATCAAAATCCCCGACAGCGCCCTCGCCCGGGCCACCACCGAGTACATTCGCGACATCGAATCCGACCTGCTCTACCACCACTCGCGCCGGGTGTTTCTGTTCGGCGCATTGAGCGGCGAGCGCCAACAACTGGCCTACAACCCGGAGCTGCTGTACGTCGGCGCGATGTTCCACGACCTCGGTCTGGTCGAGGGCTATCGCAGTGCTGACGAGCGTTTCGAAGTGGATGGCGCCAACGCGGCCGCGGCGTTTCTCAAACCGTACGGGCTGAGCGATGACGACATCGAGCAAGTCTGGCTGTCGATTGCCCTGCACACCACGCCAGGCGTGCCAAAGCACTTGCGGCCGACCGTCGCGCTGGTCACCGCCGGGGTCGAGATGGACGTGCTGGGCATGGATTACGCGGCGTTCAGCAGCACCCAGCGCGAGGCGGTGGTGCATGCGCATCCACGCGGGGAAGGTTTCAAGGAGTGCATCATCTGCGCGTTTGCCGACGGCTTGCGCCATCGTCCGCAGACCACGTTTGGCAACGTGAAGACCGATGTGCTGGTGGATCAGGAGCCGGGGTTCAAGCCGATGAATTTTGTTGAGGTCATCCGCCAATCTCCCTGGACTGCCTAA
- a CDS encoding ABC transporter permease subunit, producing the protein MKRIRFSSLMLVLGLLFIYLPMLILVIYSFNASKLVTVWGGWSIKWYVGLLDNTQLMGSVVRSLEIACYTAVAAVALGTLAAFVLTRITHFKGRTLFGGLVTAPLVMPEVITGLSLLLLFVAMAQMIGWPQERGIVTIWIAHTTFCAAYVAVVVSARLRELDLSIEEAAMDLGARPWKVFFLITIPMIAPSLAAGGMMSFALSLDDLVLASFVSGPGSTTLPMEVFSAVRLGVKPEINAVASLILLAVSIVTFMVWFFSRRAEEARKKAIQQAIEEGAADSWKQPDVRRAPAPEAA; encoded by the coding sequence ATGAAACGCATCCGTTTCTCCAGCCTGATGCTGGTACTGGGTCTGTTGTTCATCTACCTGCCGATGCTGATCCTGGTGATCTACTCGTTCAACGCCTCGAAACTGGTGACGGTGTGGGGCGGCTGGTCGATCAAGTGGTACGTCGGCCTGCTCGACAACACCCAACTGATGGGCTCGGTGGTGCGCTCCCTGGAAATCGCCTGCTATACCGCCGTTGCCGCGGTGGCGCTGGGTACGCTGGCCGCCTTCGTGCTGACCCGCATCACCCACTTCAAGGGCCGTACGCTGTTCGGTGGCCTGGTCACCGCGCCGCTGGTGATGCCGGAAGTGATCACCGGTCTGTCGCTGTTGCTGCTGTTCGTAGCCATGGCGCAGATGATCGGCTGGCCGCAGGAACGTGGCATCGTCACCATCTGGATCGCCCACACGACGTTCTGTGCGGCGTATGTGGCGGTGGTGGTGTCGGCGCGTCTGCGTGAGCTGGACCTGTCGATCGAAGAAGCGGCGATGGATCTGGGTGCGCGGCCGTGGAAGGTGTTCTTCCTGATCACCATCCCGATGATCGCGCCATCGCTGGCAGCGGGCGGAATGATGTCGTTCGCCCTGTCGCTGGACGACCTGGTGCTGGCGAGCTTCGTTTCCGGCCCGGGTTCGACCACTCTGCCGATGGAAGTGTTTTCCGCGGTGCGTCTGGGCGTGAAGCCTGAGATCAACGCCGTGGCCAGCCTGATTCTGCTGGCGGTGTCGATCGTGACGTTCATGGTGTGGTTCTTCAGCCGCCGCGCCGAAGAAGCGCGCAAGAAAGCCATCCAGCAAGCCATCGAAGAAGGCGCCGCCGATTCGTGGAAGCAACCGGACGTGCGCCGCGCGCCTGCGCCGGAAGCGGCTTAA
- a CDS encoding ABC transporter permease subunit: protein MPNGRQLVIGVPFIWLFLFFMLPFFIVLKISFAEADVAIPPYTEIYTFAEQKLQLLLNLGNYAMLGDDELYIAAYLGSLKMAFFSTLLCLLIGYPMAYAIASARKELQTVLVLLIMMPTWTAILIRVYAWMGILSNNGLLNGFLMSMGFIDEPLQILNTNLAVYIGVVYSYLPFMILPLYANLVKHDQSLLEAASDLGSSTFNSFWKITIPLSKNGIIAGCMLVFIPVVGEFVIPELLGGPETLMIGKVLWQEFFNNRDWPVASALAVVMLAILIVPIILFNRSQAKEMEGKE from the coding sequence ATTCCCAATGGCCGGCAACTGGTCATCGGGGTTCCGTTCATCTGGCTGTTCCTGTTCTTCATGCTGCCGTTCTTCATCGTCCTGAAGATCAGCTTCGCTGAAGCCGACGTGGCCATCCCGCCGTACACCGAGATCTACACCTTCGCCGAGCAGAAGCTGCAATTGCTGCTGAACCTGGGCAACTACGCGATGCTGGGCGACGACGAGTTGTACATCGCCGCCTACCTCGGCTCGCTGAAGATGGCGTTCTTCAGCACGCTGCTGTGCCTGCTGATCGGCTACCCGATGGCCTACGCCATCGCCAGTGCGCGCAAAGAGCTGCAGACGGTGCTGGTGCTGCTGATCATGATGCCGACCTGGACTGCGATCCTGATCCGCGTTTACGCGTGGATGGGCATCCTCAGCAACAACGGTCTGCTCAACGGTTTCCTGATGAGCATGGGCTTTATCGACGAGCCGCTGCAGATCCTCAACACCAACCTCGCGGTGTACATCGGCGTGGTTTATTCGTACCTGCCGTTCATGATCCTGCCGCTGTACGCCAACCTGGTGAAGCACGATCAGAGCCTGCTGGAAGCTGCTTCCGACCTCGGTTCGAGCACCTTCAACAGCTTCTGGAAAATCACTATTCCGCTGTCCAAGAACGGGATCATCGCCGGCTGCATGCTGGTGTTCATCCCGGTGGTCGGCGAGTTCGTGATCCCGGAACTGCTCGGCGGCCCGGAAACCCTGATGATCGGTAAAGTGCTCTGGCAAGAGTTCTTCAACAACCGTGACTGGCCGGTGGCGTCCGCCCTGGCGGTGGTGATGCTGGCGATCCTGATTGTGCCGATCATCCTGTTCAACCGCAGTCAGGCCAAGGAAATGGAGGGCAAAGAATGA
- a CDS encoding ABC transporter ATP-binding protein: MAVASGAYKKALEGDQTPKQVLVKIDRVTKKFDETIAVDDVSLEIKKGEIFALLGGSGSGKSTLLRMLAGFERPTEGRIFLDGVDITDMPPYERPINMMFQSYALFPHMTVAQNIAFGLKQDKIPNAEIDARVAEMLKLVQMSQYAKRKPHQLSGGQRQRVALARSLAKRPKLLLLDEPMGALDKKLRSQMQLELVEIIERVGVTCVMVTHDQEEAMTMAERIAIMHLGWIAQIGSPIDIYETPTSRLVCEFIGNVNIFEGEVIDDAEGHATITCKDLDRQIYVGHGISTSVQDKSVTYAIRPEKLLVTAEMPTCEYNWSSGKVHDIAYLGGHSVFYVELPSGKLVQSFVANAERRGQRPTWGDQVYVWWEDDSGVVLRS; encoded by the coding sequence ATGGCAGTTGCCTCCGGCGCCTATAAGAAAGCCCTCGAGGGCGACCAGACACCTAAGCAGGTGTTGGTCAAAATCGACCGGGTCACGAAGAAGTTCGACGAGACGATTGCCGTGGACGATGTGTCCCTGGAAATCAAGAAAGGCGAGATCTTCGCCCTGCTCGGCGGCTCGGGATCGGGCAAATCCACGCTGCTGCGGATGCTGGCAGGGTTCGAACGGCCCACGGAGGGGCGCATTTTCCTCGACGGCGTCGACATCACCGACATGCCGCCGTACGAGCGACCGATCAACATGATGTTCCAGTCGTATGCCTTGTTCCCGCACATGACCGTGGCGCAGAACATCGCCTTCGGCCTCAAGCAGGACAAGATCCCCAACGCCGAGATTGATGCGCGCGTGGCCGAGATGCTCAAGCTGGTGCAGATGAGCCAGTACGCCAAGCGCAAGCCGCATCAACTGTCCGGCGGTCAGCGTCAGCGTGTGGCACTGGCGCGCTCGCTGGCCAAGCGGCCGAAGCTGCTGCTGCTCGACGAGCCGATGGGCGCACTGGACAAGAAACTGCGTTCGCAGATGCAGCTGGAGCTGGTGGAGATCATCGAGCGCGTCGGCGTGACCTGCGTGATGGTGACCCACGACCAGGAAGAGGCCATGACCATGGCCGAGCGCATCGCGATCATGCACCTGGGCTGGATCGCCCAGATCGGCAGCCCGATCGACATCTACGAAACCCCGACCAGCCGTCTGGTCTGCGAATTCATCGGCAACGTGAACATCTTCGAAGGCGAAGTGATCGACGACGCCGAAGGCCACGCGACCATCACCTGCAAGGACCTCGACCGGCAGATCTACGTCGGCCACGGCATCAGCACCTCGGTGCAAGACAAGTCCGTGACCTACGCGATTCGTCCGGAGAAGCTGCTGGTCACCGCCGAAATGCCGACCTGTGAATACAACTGGTCGAGCGGCAAGGTGCATGACATCGCCTACCTCGGCGGGCACTCGGTGTTCTACGTCGAATTGCCGAGCGGCAAGCTGGTGCAATCGTTCGTTGCCAACGCCGAACGTCGCGGCCAGCGTCCGACCTGGGGCGATCAGGTTTACGTGTGGTGGGAAGACGACAGCGGCGTGGTACTTCGCTCATGA